In Ignavibacteria bacterium, a single window of DNA contains:
- the prmC gene encoding peptide chain release factor N(5)-glutamine methyltransferase, translating into MLNIIDALKLAAEFLEKKNIESPRLNAELLLCKILYSDRVGIYTQFDKPLKNSELTQYRELLQRKSRHEPLQYILGSVNFYGLTFLVDNNVLIPRPETELLVSCVLENMDSSDVNLLDIGCGSGNIGITIGKLVPDSKVTCLDISSEALSLAQKNAKLNSVNDIEFIKSDILRENLHAKKYDLVISNPPYVSISEKKNMQKEIVDHEPAIALFVQDEMLFYKRICEICRSILKSSGKLFFEIGQGQAERVLALLRENNFHNIKIERDLYKIERIIWGELQ; encoded by the coding sequence ATGTTGAATATTATCGATGCTTTGAAATTGGCTGCAGAATTTCTTGAGAAAAAGAATATTGAAAGTCCTCGTTTGAACGCGGAATTATTGCTTTGTAAAATTCTCTATTCAGATCGCGTGGGAATCTACACACAGTTTGATAAACCGCTTAAAAACTCTGAATTAACTCAATATCGAGAATTACTTCAAAGAAAAAGCAGACATGAACCCCTTCAGTACATTCTTGGTAGTGTGAATTTTTATGGATTAACTTTCCTGGTCGATAACAATGTATTGATCCCTCGACCTGAAACAGAGTTACTAGTATCTTGTGTTTTAGAAAATATGGACTCCTCTGATGTAAATCTTTTAGACATCGGTTGCGGTTCAGGGAATATTGGCATTACAATAGGGAAGCTTGTTCCTGATTCGAAAGTGACGTGTTTAGATATATCGTCGGAAGCATTATCATTAGCACAAAAAAATGCTAAATTAAATTCAGTTAATGATATAGAGTTCATCAAATCAGATATACTTAGAGAAAATCTTCATGCTAAAAAATATGATCTTGTTATTTCGAATCCTCCTTATGTTTCGATAAGTGAAAAAAAAAATATGCAGAAAGAAATAGTTGATCATGAGCCTGCGATAGCGCTTTTTGTTCAGGATGAAATGTTATTTTACAAGCGAATCTGTGAGATTTGTCGCAGTATTTTGAAATCTTCTGGAAAATTGTTTTTTGAGATTGGACAAGGTCAAGCGGAAAGAGTTCTGGCTTTACTTAGAGAAAACAATTTTCATAATATTAAGATTGAAAGAGATCTGTATAAAATCGAAAGAATTATTTGGGGAGAGTTACAATGA
- a CDS encoding glycosyltransferase family 9 protein, translated as MIKNRIDVNRILLIKLRGIGDVLLSTIVIRNLAIYFPNAKIDFLTEPPSVPIINNLSELNEIIAVQRKGVLNTIKAVLKLRKKKYDIVFDLYTNPRSALLTFLSKGKAKVGFNRRGRRYAYDLAVNRKDALYHSAEVNLFQLESLDIPTVTKELIYRIKDDEKDFAKNVFISNNLDNIVIGISPSGGWDSKRCKPSKFIEICKAIRSKYLLKFIVLWGESDKSNAEEIYNSIKEFSVLAPKTSIREMAALMSKCNAVIANDSGPMHISAAIGIPTLAIHGPTSPFEQGPYGSKHEWVRFNELECIQCNLIECPRQHECMTQLNSNEVLTKFELLLIKNDIEIKNFVNTKF; from the coding sequence ATGATAAAAAATCGAATCGATGTTAATCGAATTTTACTTATCAAGCTAAGGGGAATTGGAGATGTCCTCCTTTCAACTATTGTAATTCGAAACCTCGCTATTTATTTTCCGAACGCAAAGATCGATTTCTTAACTGAGCCTCCTTCTGTTCCAATAATTAATAATCTATCAGAATTAAATGAGATAATTGCTGTTCAGAGAAAAGGTGTTCTTAACACAATTAAAGCTGTATTAAAGTTACGAAAAAAGAAATATGATATTGTTTTTGATTTGTATACTAATCCAAGATCTGCGCTTTTAACATTTCTATCAAAAGGAAAAGCAAAAGTTGGCTTCAATCGACGTGGAAGACGATATGCGTATGATCTTGCTGTAAACAGAAAAGATGCACTGTATCATTCAGCCGAGGTAAATTTATTCCAATTGGAATCACTCGACATTCCAACTGTAACTAAAGAATTAATTTACCGCATTAAAGATGATGAAAAAGATTTTGCTAAAAATGTATTCATTTCAAATAATCTTGATAATATAGTTATTGGGATTTCGCCGAGCGGCGGTTGGGACTCAAAGAGATGTAAACCTTCGAAGTTTATTGAAATTTGCAAAGCAATTAGATCAAAATATTTGTTAAAGTTTATCGTTCTTTGGGGAGAAAGCGACAAATCTAATGCAGAAGAAATTTACAATAGTATAAAAGAATTTTCTGTATTGGCTCCAAAAACTTCTATTAGAGAAATGGCAGCCCTTATGTCAAAGTGCAATGCAGTAATTGCAAATGACTCCGGACCAATGCATATCAGTGCTGCAATTGGAATTCCGACATTGGCAATCCATGGTCCAACAAGCCCATTTGAGCAAGGGCCATATGGGAGCAAACATGAATGGGTAAGATTCAACGAACTTGAATGTATTCAGTGCAATTTGATAGAATGCCCTCGTCAACATGAATGTATGACTCAATTAAATTCGAATGAAGTTTTAACTAAATTCGAACTGTTGTTAATTAAAAATGATATTGAAATTAAAAACTTTGTAAATACTAAATTCTGA
- a CDS encoding glycosyltransferase family 9 protein: protein MPKLCSVVKDNLTNKNILIIRLGKIGDIIVSSFVFEVLKNQYHLSKLTLITLHKNKDVLKYNPQLDKIIYINKNIFSLLKLINLLPIKFDIIFELNDDPSTTSSYILKYLRGKIKIGYTFDKNIKHLTTSVNRPDKTKSHIVERAASLIEGSGIKVNEADLKPIVYIGEQEKDEVLQHLKHEREHALIIAINISAGAQIRYWKEEYWIQLIQIIYNNRPNVKFLILSIPKDDSQRDKILSNFDPKVFIIPKYFSFQHFASYINFCDLLISPDTSAIHIASAFQKPVIGLYPNYEWSFVSWQPYKTPHRSLKSPDESISAIQPEEVYSAFLELTDETQLFKK from the coding sequence ATTCCTAAACTTTGCAGTGTGGTTAAAGATAATTTGACAAATAAAAATATTTTGATTATCCGCTTAGGTAAAATCGGCGATATTATTGTTTCGTCATTTGTGTTTGAAGTTCTAAAAAATCAATATCATCTTTCAAAATTAACTTTAATAACACTTCACAAAAACAAAGATGTACTCAAGTATAATCCCCAACTCGATAAAATTATTTATATCAATAAAAATATTTTTTCGTTATTAAAGCTAATAAATCTTTTGCCAATTAAGTTTGATATAATATTCGAATTAAACGACGATCCATCTACAACTTCCTCGTATATTCTTAAGTATCTCAGAGGGAAAATAAAAATAGGTTATACATTTGATAAGAATATTAAGCACCTCACAACATCTGTAAATAGACCAGACAAAACAAAATCTCACATAGTTGAAAGAGCTGCTTCTTTAATTGAGGGGAGCGGAATAAAAGTCAACGAAGCAGACTTAAAACCAATTGTTTATATAGGAGAACAAGAAAAAGACGAAGTGCTCCAACATTTAAAACACGAGAGAGAACATGCATTAATAATTGCGATAAATATTTCTGCAGGTGCACAGATTCGTTACTGGAAGGAAGAATACTGGATACAGCTTATCCAAATAATTTACAATAACAGGCCCAATGTTAAGTTCCTGATATTGTCAATCCCGAAAGATGATTCACAAAGAGATAAAATCCTTTCAAACTTTGATCCGAAGGTATTCATTATTCCAAAGTACTTCAGCTTTCAACATTTTGCTTCATACATCAATTTCTGCGATTTACTCATTTCACCAGATACTTCAGCGATTCATATAGCCTCTGCATTTCAAAAACCAGTAATCGGACTTTATCCTAACTATGAATGGTCGTTTGTGAGCTGGCAGCCATACAAAACGCCGCATCGCTCACTAAAATCTCCTGACGAATCAATTTCAGCTATTCAGCCAGAAGAAGTCTACAGTGCTTTCTTAGAACTAACAGATGAAACACAACTATTTAAAAAATAA
- a CDS encoding glycosyltransferase family 9 protein, translated as MKSKFNIPDCKNFTGYKPCQPGYNCLEDGCKDENHFGVKILIINLDAMGDVIMTTAQLAGLKRKYPVSTIYWITLKNAYYLIRNNPFIDFPLEWKFENSLFLNQIEFDLILNADKSRSACSLHKSLKGKEKFGFTLNENGIIVPENSFADYNYLLGQNDQIKFRENQRTGQDILAETFNNDYQRDRYILNLTEKEKIFASDFRNSILKGKNQLVIGFNTGCSLLYPNKKMTVEQHVELISRLSTNKNYKLVLLGGPEDTDRNNQIKELCGEKVVMTPTNEGLRKGLCYIDVCDLIITGDSFGMHASIALQKYILVWFGVSCWSEIDLYDYGKKFIPKDLFCSPCWKKVCPYNLECIKMIDIVGMINEVNNFYSNIFLKQI; from the coding sequence ATGAAATCAAAATTTAATATTCCCGATTGTAAAAATTTTACAGGATACAAACCATGCCAACCTGGTTATAACTGTCTTGAAGATGGATGTAAAGATGAAAATCATTTTGGTGTGAAAATATTAATAATTAATCTCGATGCAATGGGTGATGTGATTATGACAACCGCTCAACTCGCAGGATTAAAAAGAAAATATCCGGTATCAACGATATATTGGATCACACTAAAAAATGCTTACTATCTGATACGAAACAATCCATTCATCGATTTTCCTCTCGAATGGAAATTCGAAAATTCTTTGTTCTTAAATCAGATTGAATTTGATCTTATTCTAAATGCAGACAAATCTCGTAGCGCATGTTCACTGCACAAATCATTAAAAGGGAAAGAGAAATTTGGATTCACCTTGAATGAAAATGGAATTATCGTTCCAGAGAATTCATTCGCCGATTACAATTATCTCCTTGGTCAAAATGATCAAATAAAATTTCGCGAGAATCAAAGAACCGGACAAGACATTTTAGCTGAGACCTTCAATAATGACTATCAAAGAGATAGATATATTTTAAACTTAACTGAAAAAGAAAAAATATTTGCTTCCGATTTTAGAAACTCGATTCTTAAAGGTAAGAATCAACTTGTAATTGGATTTAACACCGGATGCTCACTTTTATATCCGAACAAAAAAATGACTGTCGAGCAACATGTTGAATTAATAAGTCGATTATCAACAAACAAGAATTACAAATTAGTTTTATTAGGCGGTCCCGAAGACACTGATCGAAACAATCAAATAAAAGAACTCTGCGGCGAAAAAGTAGTAATGACTCCGACAAACGAAGGGCTTCGAAAGGGATTGTGTTACATCGATGTTTGTGATTTGATAATTACCGGAGATTCTTTTGGAATGCACGCCTCAATAGCTTTGCAAAAATATATTTTAGTATGGTTTGGCGTAAGTTGCTGGTCAGAAATAGATTTGTACGATTATGGGAAGAAATTTATTCCTAAAGATTTGTTCTGTTCTCCATGCTGGAAAAAAGTCTGTCCGTATAATTTAGAATGTATTAAAATGATTGACATAGTCGGAATGATTAACGAAGTAAATAATTTTTACTCAAACATATTTCTGAAGCAGATTTGA
- a CDS encoding homocysteine S-methyltransferase family protein, which produces MGSRLIEYGQQLNTPIWSAEILMKNPGLIQSIHTEYIDSGADIIRTNTFRTNPYACDQYRSKIDYKHLVKIAVEAAKNALTNSNKVNLLVAGSNAPASDCYSKNQQLSSEELYNNHIKHISTLYETGVDFILNETFGDHFELEIAAKICYELKIPFAASLLINNENETYHGQNLKSALQNLLMYDPIFVSLNCCHPDSLINALPMLADSNPFGVYPNLGTVDSFTKNFLVRDFTESDLTDFTNSVINSGASVIGVCCGGNSDDVRLMRRLIDARRDEIH; this is translated from the coding sequence ATGGGTTCTCGACTTATTGAATACGGGCAGCAGCTTAATACCCCGATCTGGTCAGCAGAAATATTAATGAAAAATCCTGGGCTGATTCAATCAATTCATACAGAATATATAGACTCAGGTGCTGACATAATTCGTACAAACACATTTCGTACAAACCCGTATGCGTGTGATCAATACCGATCAAAAATTGATTACAAACATCTTGTGAAAATTGCAGTAGAAGCTGCTAAGAACGCATTGACTAATTCTAATAAAGTGAATTTACTCGTTGCGGGTTCAAATGCGCCGGCAAGTGACTGCTATTCAAAGAACCAGCAGTTAAGTTCGGAAGAACTATACAATAACCACATTAAGCATATATCAACTTTATACGAAACTGGAGTTGATTTCATACTCAATGAAACTTTTGGCGATCATTTTGAATTGGAAATTGCAGCAAAGATCTGCTATGAGCTAAAAATTCCATTTGCAGCAAGTCTGCTTATCAATAATGAGAATGAGACATATCATGGACAAAATTTAAAAAGTGCGTTACAAAATTTACTAATGTATGACCCGATCTTTGTTTCACTGAATTGCTGCCACCCAGATTCTTTAATAAATGCACTCCCAATGCTGGCTGATTCTAATCCGTTTGGAGTCTATCCTAACCTTGGAACAGTTGACTCATTTACTAAAAATTTTTTAGTTCGAGATTTTACAGAATCAGATTTGACTGACTTTACAAATTCTGTTATAAATTCAGGGGCAAGTGTTATTGGCGTCTGTTGCGGCGGTAATTCGGATGACGTTAGATTAATGCGAAGATTAATTGATGCGAGGAGAGATGAAATTCATTAG
- the ispE gene encoding 4-(cytidine 5'-diphospho)-2-C-methyl-D-erythritol kinase → MRGEMKFISLAKINIGLNIISKRSDGYHNLETIFYPINLFDDLEFIESDKFSIDCTDPSIPTDSSNLIWKAKDLIQEKSSEEINVRVKLLKRIPSFAGLGGGSSNAAITLKALKQIYNIDLTKDELQSIAVRIGADVPFFLENKPCFAQGRGEILLPLNDFQVDGKIVVVFPKVNVSTAWAYSEITPKHPYFSIASIKTFSDFLENTNKIENDFEHPVFFKYPEIGEIKNYLIKMGSIYSSLTGSGSAVYGIFPFDVELTQIKSYLSNYEVFEC, encoded by the coding sequence ATGCGAGGAGAGATGAAATTCATTAGTCTAGCAAAAATTAATATTGGACTGAATATAATCTCAAAACGAAGTGATGGGTATCATAACCTTGAAACGATTTTCTACCCCATAAATCTTTTTGATGATCTTGAATTCATTGAGAGTGACAAATTCTCAATTGATTGTACCGATCCAAGCATCCCAACTGACAGTTCAAATTTAATTTGGAAAGCTAAAGATCTTATTCAAGAAAAAAGTTCGGAAGAAATAAATGTAAGAGTTAAACTACTGAAACGGATTCCATCATTTGCCGGATTAGGCGGCGGAAGCTCAAACGCTGCAATTACTTTGAAAGCGCTAAAACAAATTTACAACATTGATTTGACTAAGGATGAATTGCAGTCAATCGCGGTTAGAATTGGTGCAGATGTCCCCTTCTTTCTCGAAAACAAGCCTTGTTTTGCTCAAGGCAGAGGAGAAATATTGTTACCCCTAAATGATTTTCAAGTTGATGGAAAAATCGTTGTAGTGTTTCCAAAAGTTAATGTCTCTACTGCTTGGGCATATAGTGAAATTACTCCTAAGCATCCATATTTTAGCATAGCATCAATAAAAACTTTTTCGGATTTCTTGGAGAACACAAATAAGATAGAAAACGATTTTGAACATCCTGTATTCTTTAAATATCCAGAAATTGGCGAAATCAAAAACTACCTAATAAAAATGGGTTCAATATATTCATCACTCACTGGCAGCGGTTCTGCAGTTTATGGGATATTCCCTTTCGATGTGGAATTAACGCAAATCAAATCTTACTTATCAAATTATGAGGTTTTCGAATGTTAA
- a CDS encoding N-acetylmuramoyl-L-alanine amidase — MLKNIFLLFALIFIAFFNSCSHFKLLSWDELNIIPRSAWNASEPHEYKSHMINRITIHHEGTFFHQDSSALRHVKNVQTWGMGPDRNWIDVPYHYLIDGKGNIIEGRNPLTVGETNTSYDPTGHVLISVIGQYHKRQILREEQLNSIVQLAANLCLKYNLSPDSIKGHRDFCKPGETSCPGDDIYQYIDDGTIRNRVKKLVK, encoded by the coding sequence ATGTTAAAAAATATTTTTCTTCTTTTTGCTCTAATCTTTATAGCTTTCTTTAATTCATGCAGTCATTTCAAGCTTCTTAGTTGGGATGAATTAAATATCATTCCCAGGTCAGCTTGGAATGCAAGTGAACCTCATGAGTATAAATCCCACATGATTAATCGAATTACAATCCACCATGAAGGTACATTCTTTCATCAAGACAGTTCTGCATTGCGTCATGTGAAAAATGTTCAAACCTGGGGAATGGGACCAGACAGAAATTGGATCGATGTTCCTTACCATTATTTGATCGACGGAAAAGGAAATATCATAGAAGGAAGAAATCCATTAACTGTCGGTGAAACAAATACCTCATACGATCCTACTGGACATGTTTTAATTTCGGTAATTGGACAGTATCATAAAAGGCAAATTCTTAGAGAGGAACAGTTGAATTCAATTGTTCAGCTTGCAGCTAATTTATGTTTGAAGTATAACCTGTCGCCGGATTCAATTAAGGGTCATAGAGATTTCTGTAAACCTGGTGAAACAAGCTGCCCGGGCGATGATATTTATCAATACATTGATGATGGAACGATTAGAAACCGCGTGAAAAAATTAGTTAAATAA
- a CDS encoding LD-carboxypeptidase, producing the protein MQAIKPAKLNKGEVIGLITPASTPDLLTKIQDSIKYLEGLGYRVKLGKNVGKQYGYLGGLDEERLSDIHDMFSDKNVKAIISIRGGYGTIRLLDKINFNLIRRNPKIFVGYSDITALQLAIYVKTGLITFSGPMAAVDFANEIDPFTEDNFWRMVTSNKKIGKVKNPNEEKISTLTKGIANGRLIGGNLSLIGSLLGTPYLPKFDKSILFLEDVDEKPYRVDRYFSQMKLAKIFDKMSGMILCNFTDCEETDPSKKSLSINDVVYEYFSSVKKPIIYNVIYGHVKSKNTIPLGVRARINATKGEFEILEGCVR; encoded by the coding sequence ATGCAAGCGATCAAACCAGCAAAACTGAATAAAGGCGAAGTAATTGGACTAATAACCCCTGCTTCCACTCCCGACCTTCTCACAAAAATTCAAGATTCAATAAAATATTTAGAAGGGCTCGGCTATAGGGTGAAGCTCGGGAAAAATGTCGGTAAGCAATATGGATATCTTGGCGGTCTGGACGAAGAAAGATTATCAGATATTCATGATATGTTCAGTGATAAAAATGTAAAGGCGATAATTTCAATTCGCGGTGGATATGGTACAATTCGCCTGCTTGATAAAATAAATTTTAATTTAATTAGACGGAATCCTAAGATATTTGTCGGATACAGTGACATTACAGCTCTGCAGCTGGCGATTTATGTAAAAACTGGGCTAATAACTTTTTCGGGACCAATGGCTGCTGTCGATTTTGCTAATGAGATAGATCCTTTTACTGAAGATAACTTTTGGAGAATGGTTACCTCTAACAAAAAAATCGGTAAAGTAAAAAATCCGAATGAAGAAAAAATTTCGACTCTTACAAAAGGAATTGCCAATGGAAGATTGATTGGTGGCAATCTTTCTTTAATTGGGAGTCTATTGGGCACGCCATATTTACCTAAGTTTGATAAATCAATTCTTTTTCTGGAAGATGTTGATGAAAAACCTTACAGGGTAGATAGATACTTTAGCCAAATGAAGCTAGCAAAGATATTTGACAAAATGTCCGGAATGATATTGTGCAATTTCACCGATTGCGAAGAAACAGACCCATCAAAAAAATCTTTGTCGATTAATGACGTTGTATACGAATATTTTTCGTCGGTGAAGAAACCGATTATTTACAATGTGATTTATGGACATGTCAAATCGAAAAATACAATCCCCCTAGGAGTAAGAGCGCGCATCAATGCAACAAAAGGAGAGTTTGAGATTTTAGAAGGATGCGTGAGATAA
- a CDS encoding tetratricopeptide repeat protein, giving the protein MIMNNFMQNFWTENNMKKKKIYLVGILAILVSVIAVASAVYSGELDSRINAFNNSITQAERGNYTEAIKELNNIYLNHSNDYLVNLRLGYLYYITKKYDESIKFYSKAVELRNHQSVEAYLGLVLPLAAKEKWNDVAKSYEKILAHDPNNYTANLRLGQIMMNRKEYKNADQYLSKVNRLFPSDYEANLSYGWNLFYLNRKAEAREKFIYVLMVSKNDESATEGLKLVD; this is encoded by the coding sequence ATGATCATGAACAATTTTATGCAGAACTTTTGGACGGAAAATAACATGAAAAAGAAAAAAATTTATCTAGTTGGTATTCTGGCAATTTTGGTTTCAGTGATTGCAGTTGCTTCGGCGGTATATTCCGGCGAGTTAGACAGTCGGATCAATGCTTTTAATAATTCAATTACTCAAGCTGAAAGAGGAAATTATACCGAAGCAATCAAAGAACTGAATAACATTTATTTGAATCATTCAAATGATTACCTGGTGAATCTGAGATTGGGTTACTTATATTACATTACCAAAAAGTATGACGAGTCAATCAAATTTTACTCCAAAGCTGTTGAATTAAGGAATCACCAATCGGTTGAAGCATATCTCGGTCTTGTATTGCCCCTTGCTGCAAAAGAAAAATGGAATGACGTAGCCAAAAGTTATGAAAAGATTCTTGCTCATGATCCAAACAATTATACCGCAAACCTGCGCCTCGGGCAGATAATGATGAATAGAAAAGAATACAAAAATGCAGATCAGTATTTATCAAAAGTGAATCGATTGTTCCCAAGTGATTATGAAGCGAATCTTTCCTACGGTTGGAATTTATTTTATTTAAATCGAAAAGCTGAAGCAAGAGAAAAATTCATATATGTTTTGATGGTTAGTAAAAACGATGAATCGGCAACAGAAGGATTAAAGCTTGTCGATTAA
- a CDS encoding diaminopimelate decarboxylase yields MKKKKYVRPIITRQQLGMMNKFGKAPIAILIEKIDDIAVEEFVARFGSPVFVISEKKLREQQKDALRIFKTRYPKVQFAWSYKTNYLDAVCSIFHQEGSWAEVVSEFEYDKAKRLGIPGNKIIFNGPDKSKEALNKAIQDGASIHIDHFDELYTLIEVSEKISKIARVAIRVNMDVGIYPKWDRFGFSYENGEALDAIKRIMLAKNLNLVGLHCHIGTYMLSTSAYRIAASKMTLLYKKILNELNHSLEYIDLGGGFASKNTLHAQYLDASGIVPNFEDYADAITSGIFEHNLKPSELPMLILETGRALVDESGYLITKVIAHKRLSNGRRAVILDAGVNILFTSFWYKHRILPTKFYGEHTEDSVVFGNLCMNIDVIRDGIQLPPIPVGDALVIQNVGAYNMTQWMQFISLRPKVVMIMESGNVEIIREGESLEYITQLERVPESLKIK; encoded by the coding sequence ATTAAAAAGAAAAAATATGTTCGCCCGATTATTACCAGGCAGCAGCTTGGGATGATGAATAAATTCGGTAAAGCACCGATTGCAATTCTTATAGAAAAAATAGATGATATTGCTGTTGAAGAATTTGTTGCGAGGTTTGGATCGCCGGTATTTGTTATCTCAGAAAAAAAATTAAGAGAACAACAAAAAGATGCATTGAGAATTTTTAAAACAAGATATCCAAAAGTGCAATTCGCTTGGTCTTATAAGACAAATTATTTAGATGCGGTTTGCTCAATTTTTCATCAAGAGGGTTCCTGGGCAGAAGTTGTTTCTGAATTTGAGTATGATAAAGCAAAACGTCTCGGTATACCAGGTAATAAAATAATTTTCAATGGACCTGATAAGTCAAAAGAAGCACTGAATAAAGCTATTCAAGATGGTGCGAGCATCCATATTGATCATTTTGATGAACTTTACACACTTATTGAGGTTTCTGAAAAAATCTCTAAAATTGCGAGAGTCGCAATCCGAGTAAATATGGATGTCGGAATCTATCCAAAGTGGGATAGATTTGGTTTCAGTTATGAAAACGGGGAAGCGCTAGATGCAATAAAAAGAATTATGCTCGCTAAAAACTTAAATTTGGTGGGACTGCATTGTCACATCGGAACATATATGTTATCGACTTCTGCTTATCGAATAGCTGCCTCAAAAATGACTCTCCTTTACAAGAAAATTCTAAATGAGCTTAATCATTCATTGGAATACATCGATTTAGGGGGAGGATTTGCATCCAAGAACACACTGCATGCACAGTATTTAGATGCTTCTGGGATTGTACCAAACTTTGAAGATTATGCCGATGCTATCACAAGCGGAATCTTTGAACACAATCTCAAACCTTCTGAACTTCCAATGTTAATTTTGGAAACCGGGAGAGCGTTAGTTGATGAATCTGGCTATTTAATTACAAAAGTGATCGCTCACAAAAGATTAAGTAATGGAAGACGTGCAGTTATTCTCGATGCAGGTGTTAATATTTTATTTACAAGTTTTTGGTACAAGCATCGCATTTTACCGACTAAGTTTTATGGCGAGCATACTGAAGATTCCGTGGTTTTCGGAAATCTTTGTATGAATATCGATGTGATACGTGATGGTATTCAACTGCCGCCAATTCCTGTTGGTGATGCTTTGGTTATTCAGAATGTTGGTGCTTACAATATGACTCAATGGATGCAATTCATTAGTCTAAGACCAAAAGTAGTTATGATAATGGAATCCGGAAATGTTGAAATTATTCGAGAGGGCGAGTCTCTTGAATACATTACTCAATTAGAAAGAGTTCCTGAAAGTTTGAAGATTAAATGA
- a CDS encoding ATP-grasp domain-containing protein — translation MKIAVTGLNNTDNPGPGVPVIRSIKNHPDFEGEIIGLHYDNLEPGIYMEGIKLKSYLIPYPSTGTDSLRDRLIYIHEKEKIDVIIPTLDSELYGFIRISDKLKSLGIKTFLPTLDNLEVRSKERLYEFGKSYGLNVPKQELVTSLVELKKAAEELKYPVVVKGVFYEAFICHSFEQVESSYYRLLNKWGLPIILQEYLTGDEYNVAAVGDGNGNTVGAVAMRKLYITDKGKGWAGVTIGDDKLIRMAHDIIQKINWRSGLEIEILKRTEDNQYYLLEINSRLPAWVYLTEQSGQNLPYALVQLALGKNVEPFVNYEIGKMFIRCSYDLISDMKTFEKISVFGEL, via the coding sequence ATGAAAATTGCTGTAACAGGTTTGAACAATACTGATAATCCTGGTCCTGGTGTACCGGTAATCCGATCTATAAAAAATCATCCGGATTTTGAGGGTGAAATAATAGGATTACACTACGATAATCTCGAACCTGGGATATATATGGAGGGAATAAAGCTAAAATCTTACCTGATCCCATATCCCTCAACAGGAACTGACAGTCTTCGGGATCGACTTATTTATATACACGAAAAAGAAAAAATCGATGTGATTATCCCGACACTCGATTCAGAACTCTATGGTTTTATTCGAATCAGCGACAAATTAAAATCATTAGGCATAAAAACATTTCTTCCCACGTTAGATAATTTAGAAGTTCGTTCAAAAGAAAGGCTGTATGAATTCGGAAAGTCTTATGGGTTAAATGTACCAAAGCAAGAATTAGTCACTTCGTTAGTCGAATTGAAGAAAGCAGCAGAAGAATTAAAGTATCCTGTTGTTGTAAAAGGAGTTTTTTATGAAGCTTTCATCTGTCATTCGTTTGAGCAGGTTGAATCGAGTTATTATCGATTGTTAAATAAGTGGGGACTACCGATCATTCTTCAAGAGTATTTGACTGGAGATGAGTACAATGTTGCCGCAGTTGGTGATGGAAATGGTAATACAGTAGGTGCAGTCGCAATGAGAAAATTATATATTACGGACAAAGGTAAAGGGTGGGCTGGAGTTACAATTGGTGACGATAAATTAATCAGAATGGCTCATGATATTATTCAAAAAATCAATTGGCGGAGTGGATTAGAGATTGAGATACTCAAACGTACAGAAGATAATCAGTACTATTTACTGGAAATCAATTCTCGGTTGCCAGCTTGGGTTTATCTAACTGAACAGTCAGGACAAAATTTACCATATGCACTTGTTCAACTTGCACTTGGAAAAAATGTCGAACCATTCGTTAATTATGAAATTGGCAAGATGTTCATTCGGTGCTCATACGATCTAATTTCAGATATGAAGACATTTGAAAAAATTTCTGTATTTGGAGAATTATAA